The following DNA comes from Occultella kanbiaonis.
GCCACTCCGGTTACCCGGGTGGTCTGCGGGCGACGAACTACGCCGAACTGCTTGAGAAGCACCCCGAGCGGGCCGTCGAGATGGCCGTCCGGGGCATGATCCCCAAGACCCGCCTGGGCCGCGCCCAGATGCGCAAGCTGAAGGTCTACGCCGGCGCGGAGCACCCGCACTCGGCGCAGCAGCCCACGACCTTCGAGATCACCCAGGTCGCGCAGTAGCGCCACCCGCGCTCACTGCCGCGAACAAGAACTAGGAGAATCGTGTCCGAGACCATCACCGAGATCGACGAGCTCGAGGGCGAAACCCCCTCGTCGTACACCACCGAGACCACGGCTGCCGAGACCACCGGCGCCGGCCGCTCGCTGACCGCCCCCGGCGCTGCCCTCGGCCGCCGCAAGGAGGCCATCGCCCGCGTGCGACTGGTGCCCGGCACCGGGACCTGGAAGGTCAACGGCCGTACCCTCGAGGAGTACTTCCCGAACAAGCTGCACCAGCAGCTGGTGGGTGCACCGTTCACGCTGCTCGACCTCACCGGCCGCTTCGACGTCGTCGCGCGCATCACGGGCGGCGGAGTGTCCGGCCAGGCCGGCGCACTGCGGCTGGCCATCGCGCGGGCGCTGAACGAGATCGACGGCGAGTCCAACCGCGCCACGCTCAAGCGGGCCGGCTTCCTCACCCGCGACTCCCGAGTCACCGAGCGCAAGAAGGCCGGTCTCAAGAAGGCCCGTAAGGCCCCCCAGTACTCCAAGCGCTGATCGGCGCAGCACTACCATCGGCCCCGAACGACCCCTGTGGTCCGTTCGGGGCCGATGTCATGTCGCCCCACGGGCGCGGCGTTGGTAGCAGAGAGAGGCACAGCCATGGCACGACTTTTCGGCACCGACGGGGTGCGGGGACTTGCGAACCGGGAGGTGACCGCCGAACTCGCGCTGCAGCTGGGCACCGCCGCCGCGCACGTGCTGGGTGAGCGCGGCACGTTCGCCGACCGCCGCCCGCACGCGATCGTTGGCCGCGACCCACGTGTCTCCGGCCAGTTCCTCTCCGCCGCCGTGATCGCCGGCCTGGCCAGCGCCGGGGTGGACGTCGAAGATCTCGGAGTGCTCCCGACACCGGCCGTTGCCTATCTGACCGCCGCCGAGAACGCGGACCTCGCCGTCATGATCTCGGCCTCGCACAACCCGATGGCGGACAACGGCATCAAGTTCTTCGCGCGCGGTGGCGTCAAGCTCGACGATGCTGTCGAGGACGCCATCGAGGCTCAGCTCGGCAGCGACTGGGTACTGCCCATCGGCGCCGACGTCGGCCGCATCACGCTCGACCGGGGCCTCGGCGGTGACCGGTACGTGCAGCACCTGCTGAGTACGATCGGCCACGACCTCGCGGGTCTACGGATCGCGGTCGACTGCGCCAACGGCGCCGCGAGCCAGGTGGGACCCGATGTGCTCCGGGCCGCGGGAGCCGACGTCGTGGTCATCAACGCCTCACCCGACGGGCGCAACATCAACGAGAAGTGCGGATCGACGCATCCCGAGCAGCTCCAGGCCGCCGTGGTGGCCTCGGAGTCCCATCTCGGAGTCGCCTACGACGGTGACGCCGACCGGTGCCTCGCGGTGGACCACACCGGTGCCCTGGTCGACGGGGACCAGATCATGGGCATGCTCGCGCTCGCACTGGCCGAGGAGGGCCGCCTCGCCCACAACACCCTCGTCGTCACCGTGATGAGCAACCTCGGCCTGATCCTGGCGATGCGGGAGGCGGGCATCCGCACCGAGCAGACCGGCGTCGGTGACCGCTATGTGCTCGAGGCCATGCGGACAGGCGGGTTCAGCCTTGGTGGCGAGCAGTCCGGTCATGTGATCATGTCCGATCACGCGACAACCGGTGACGGCGTCCTGACCGGATTGCACCTCGCCGCCCGGGTGGCGGCCACCGGTCGCACCCTCGCCGACCTCGCCTCGGTGGTCCAGCGACTGCCGCAGGTCCTGATCAACGTTCCCGGCGTGGACAAGGCGCGCGTGAACTCCGATGAGGGTGTCGCGGCTGCGGTCAGCGCCGCCCAGGAACGGCTCGGCGATACCGGGCGGGTGCTGTTGCGCTCCTCCGGGACGGAGCCGTTGGTCCGGGTGATGGTGGAGGCCGCCGAGCAGGAGCAGGCCGACAGCGAGGCGCGCGCGCTCAGCGACGTGGTCCTGGCCCGGCTCGCGCTCGCCTGAGCCGATGACCGAGGCGTCGAGGACAGTCCACACGTTGGCGGCGCTGGTGGGGGAGTTGCTCGAGCGCGCCGACGACGGCGTCCTGCCGATCCTGCGGGCCGGCGATCCCGTCCTTCGGCGCCGGGCCATGCCCTATCGGAATGACCTGGAGCGGGGACTGCTGAACGACCTGATCGCGGCGATGTTCCGGACGATGCACGCGGCCCCGGGGGTCGGCCTCGCGGCACCCCAGATCGGACTGCCGGTCGCGCTCGCCGTCATCGAGGACTCGGGGACCACGGACCCGGCGGTCGCGCAGGCGCGGGACCGGCGTCCGTGCCCGCCGATGATCCTGGCGAACCCCACCTACGAACCGGTCGGTACCGACGTCGCCGCGTTCTACGAGGGCTGCCTCTCGATCCCCGGATGGCTTGCTGTCCGGCGGCGCTGGGGCACGGTGCGGTTGCGTGCCCAGACTCCCGACGGAGCGCCGATCGACGAGATCGTGCACGGGTGGACCGCGCGGATCGTCCAGCACGAGACCGACCACCTGGCCGGCGAGCTGTACCTCGACCACGCCGA
Coding sequences within:
- a CDS encoding peptide deformylase, with the protein product MTEASRTVHTLAALVGELLERADDGVLPILRAGDPVLRRRAMPYRNDLERGLLNDLIAAMFRTMHAAPGVGLAAPQIGLPVALAVIEDSGTTDPAVAQARDRRPCPPMILANPTYEPVGTDVAAFYEGCLSIPGWLAVRRRWGTVRLRAQTPDGAPIDEIVHGWTARIVQHETDHLAGELYLDHAEPRSLAHESVAGRWAGPAHPTAAAEALGFDLLEP
- the rpsI gene encoding 30S ribosomal protein S9 — encoded protein: MSETITEIDELEGETPSSYTTETTAAETTGAGRSLTAPGAALGRRKEAIARVRLVPGTGTWKVNGRTLEEYFPNKLHQQLVGAPFTLLDLTGRFDVVARITGGGVSGQAGALRLAIARALNEIDGESNRATLKRAGFLTRDSRVTERKKAGLKKARKAPQYSKR
- the glmM gene encoding phosphoglucosamine mutase; translation: MARLFGTDGVRGLANREVTAELALQLGTAAAHVLGERGTFADRRPHAIVGRDPRVSGQFLSAAVIAGLASAGVDVEDLGVLPTPAVAYLTAAENADLAVMISASHNPMADNGIKFFARGGVKLDDAVEDAIEAQLGSDWVLPIGADVGRITLDRGLGGDRYVQHLLSTIGHDLAGLRIAVDCANGAASQVGPDVLRAAGADVVVINASPDGRNINEKCGSTHPEQLQAAVVASESHLGVAYDGDADRCLAVDHTGALVDGDQIMGMLALALAEEGRLAHNTLVVTVMSNLGLILAMREAGIRTEQTGVGDRYVLEAMRTGGFSLGGEQSGHVIMSDHATTGDGVLTGLHLAARVAATGRTLADLASVVQRLPQVLINVPGVDKARVNSDEGVAAAVSAAQERLGDTGRVLLRSSGTEPLVRVMVEAAEQEQADSEARALSDVVLARLALA